The DNA window CGGTGCGCGGAACCTTCCGGCCGGCGGCCAGGAACACGCCGTCGTCGAAGGCATCCTTCAGCCAGGCCACGTGGGCATCCAGGTGGTAGTCCACGATGTCTTGGGCAACCTTGTAGGTGAGGGAAACTACGTACATGCCCGCCAGCCTACCCTCAGGGCCATCAGGGCAGCCCGCAAACACCGGCGCTCCACCTTGAACTGTCAAGCTTTTTTTCTCCTAGGATGGGGTAATGACGGAACCGCGCTGGCTCAATGCCGATGAACGCCGGGCCTGGCTTGCCCAGCTCAGCATCAACACCATGCTGCCGGCAGCTTTGGACACCCAGCTTCACGCCGCCGGCAAGGTCTCGCTGTTCGACTACAACGTGCTTGCCATGCTCTCCGAGGCGGAGGGCCGCTTCCTGCCGATGAGCGAACTCGCGGCGCGGACCAGCGCCTCCCTCTCCCGTCTCTCTCACGTTGTCACCAAGCTCCAGAACCGGGGCTGGGTGGAGCGCAGGCCCCATCCGGGGGACGCCCGCGTCACCACCGCGCACCTGACCGAGGAAGGCATGACCACGATCGTGGCGCTCGCCCCCGGCCACGTGGAATCCGTGCGTTCGCTGTTCCTCGATGCCCTGAGCGAGCGTGACGTGGCGGACCTGGCCCGCATCGGCGAGAAGATCGTGGCGCGGCTGGACAGCAACCACTGGATCCTCCGCGAGCAGTAAGCTCAGCTCTGCCAGCCGTCTTGGTTGCTCCCGGCAACGGATGGCAGACTTGCCCTATGGATTTCACGGCTCGGTATGTCGCTCTAGGAGACTCGTTCACGGAAGGCGTGGGTGACGACGACCCCACCCTGCCCAACGGAGTCCGGGGCTGGGCCGACCGCGTTGCCGAGCAGCTCGGATCAGCCGACCCCGGCTTCGGGTACGCGAACCTCGCCATCCGCGGCAAGAAGCTCCGCCAGATCATGGCTGAGCAGGTGGACGCGGCCGTCGAGCTCAAACCCACGCTGGTGAGCATCTATGCCGGGGCGAACGACATCCTCCGTCCGAAGGTCGACATCGACAACCTGCTGGTGGACTACGACGCCGCCATCGCCAAACTGACCGCCACCGGCGCCAAGGTGGTCATGTTCACCGGCTTCGACTCCCGGGGGTCGAAGGTTTTCAGCACGACGCGCGGCCGCACCGCCATCTACAACGAACTGGTCCGCGGTATCGCCGGAGACCACGGGGCATTGCTCGTGGACTACTGGCGCTTCAGCGAGTATTACGACTGGGGCATGTGGGCGAAGGACCGGATGCACATGTCCGCCGCGGGCCACGCGAATATGGCCAAGCGCTTCCTGACTGTCCTTGAGCACGACCACTCCATCGAGGTTCCGCCGATGACTCCGGTGCCGGAGCTCGGCAAGGTGGAAGCGATCCGGGCCAACGCCCGCTGGGTGCGGGAGTTCGCCGCCCCGTGGGTAGTGCGGCGCGTCACCGGCAAATCATCCGGCGACAACCTCCAGCCGAGGTACAGCCAGCTCACCCGGCTCTAACGCTCCTCCGCCGGTCCAGCTTGCCCTCTGCCGGTTCAGCGTGCCCTCCGCTGGTCGAGCCTGTCGAGACCTACCGCCGGAATCCGGGCGTCGCGAGGAGGTCCCCGTCCCTGCGGACAGCCAGCACCTCCACGTCCCACAGTGCGGTTGCGCGGTGGAGCATCGGGACGCCGCCGGCCACGATCGCCGTTGCCAGCACGTCGGCTGTGACCACGTCCGCGGCGGCCACGGAAACCTGCCGGAACTCCGAGGCGCCTGCGGCAAGACTCCAGATATGGTCACCGCGTTCCGCTGAACCGGACGTCGCCAGCGCCGCCTTGCCGCCGCCGGACGCCAAACCGCCGGACGCCAAACCGCCGGACGCCAAACCGCCGGACGCCAAACCGTCCGGAGCAGACCGCTCCGACACAGCCCCGCCCAGCGGAAAGCCAGCCAGCAGGGTCCGCCGGTCGGCCGGATCGACGATGCCTGCCCGCCAGGGTTCGCCGCTGCCGGGAGCAGGTGAGCCGCTGACCAGCACATCCCCTCCGGCGTTGACGCACCAATCGTCCAGCCCCAGGGCGCGCAGTGAGGTGCCGGCTTCCCTGATCGCATGCCCCTTGATGAGCCCGGAGAGATCCAAGGCTCCGTCCGGGCGTTCCGGCGTGAAGGCGCCCTGGGTCAGGAGCCGCCACCCGGCGGCCTCCTCATACCGCGCCCTCATCCCTGCCGAGGCGTCGCGCAGCACTAGCTCGCCCCGCGCCATCCTGCTGGCCTCCGAATCGGGCCGGTACAGGCTGAACGTCGCGTCCAGTTCGGTGAAAAGGCGTTCGACGACGGCGGTGGCCGCTTCCAGCTCATCCTCCGCCGCCTGGGGTGCCCTATGGGTATCGGCGGGGACGGTCAGGCTGATGACCGTGCCCATGCAGGTGAAGGTGCGGGCCCGCAGACGGTATCTGTTGTCAGAGGTTTGCTGCATCGAGGGCCGCCTGGAGCGAGGTGAGGTAGGCGTCGCTGGTCACGGTGGCGCCGCCCACCGTCTGCACGTTGGCCGACTGGGCCTGGAGCACCTCGCTGCGCAGGATCGGGGCGGCGTAGTTGCTGATCTGCACGGACCTTCCCTCGTGATCCGTGAGTTTCAGGGCGGTGACGTCAGTGATGGCGCCGGCCTTGACCGTAATCTGCACCTGGACCGTACCGAAGCGGGTCTGGACGACGTCGCCGTCGTACGTTCCGCCGGCTTTGGCCGCCGCCCCCGCAGAGCCCGCCGCGCCCGCCGCGCCTGTGGTCCCGGAAGAGCCGGTCCCCGAGGAGCTGGTTCCGGAAGAACCTGAGGCGCCGGACGTGTCCGGCCCGGACGAGGATTCCTCGGCGTTGCCTGTGGACGCGGCGGCCACCACGCTGCGGGTATCCGCCACGTGGACGCCTGATTGCCAGCCGGCCAGGAGGATTCCGGCGGAAGCCAAGGCGGCTGAAACTGCTGCTCTGATTCTCACCAGTCAAACCTTTCGTAATGAAGCTGATCTTCGCGGACGCCCGCCGAACGGGCGGCGCTGAGGACATTCGTTGCCCATCCTGCGGGGCCGCAGACATAGACGTCGGCATCGGCGATGTCCGGGGCGTAGTCGGTCAGGGCGTAGCCGGCCCGATGCCCGGCCACCGGAAGCCAGCTGTCTGGAGCGCCCGGATCCCGGGCGCCTGTGAGGTGAAACAGGGTGGCGCCGCGGCGCCGGCACAGCTCAAGGATTTCGCCGCTGAGGTAGAGCTCGTGGTCGCTGTGTCCGCGGAGCAGGACGGTGGCCTGGCCGGGGGCAAACGGAGTGCGTTCCAGAAGGGCCCGCAGCGGCGTGATGCCGATGCCGGCGCCGATCATGACGACCCGGTCCCTGCTGCGGGCAGCGGAACTGAAGAGTCCGTAGGGGCCTTCGACCGCCACCTTGGTCCCTGGCCTTAGCGCTGCCAGCTGCGCGGTGCCCCTGCCAAGATTCCGCACTGTGATCCGCAGCAGTCCGCGCCCGTCGTTCCCCGGCGTCATCGGCTCGGCCGAGAGGCTGAAGGGATGCGGATGCCACCAGAGGCCGGGGGCCAGGAACCGCCAAATGAAGAACCTGCCGCCGTTGCCCTCCAGTGCCTTCAAGTGCAGTCCGCTCATCTCAATACTGATCACACCCGGGGCTTCGGCCGTCACGCGTTCAACCGTCAGCTGGTGCCGGAAGGTGGCGAGCACCGGCTGCATCACCCGGTAGTAGAGCAGGGCGGCGCCGGTCGCCGCGCAGATGGCAATCCAGTACCAGCGCTGCCATGTCCCCTCCGCGAAGAGTCCGCCCACGCTGAACTGGTGCGGCAGTGCCGTCAGCACGGCCGCGTAGGTGAGCAGGTGCACGACGTACCAGAATTCGTACGGGAAGCGGCGGCGTACTGCCACCAGCGACGTCACCACCACGGCGATGAAGAGCGCCAGGGAGACGAAGGCAAGCCACATGTCCGGCACCAGCACCCAGAGGGCCACTGCCTCGCTGACCGGGTCCAAGCCCTCCGCCATGCCGTAGCCAACAGCTATCAGGATGCCGTGCGCCAGCAGCAGGTACAGGGACGGTTTCCCCAGCTTCCGGTGGAACTCCAGGGCTCGGTCGTGCCCCACCGCGCCATCGATCAGCGGAATCCGGGCGGCCAGCAGGAGCATGAGCAGAACCAGGTCCATGCCGGCCAGCCCGGCAACGATGCCCAGGGCGGTGACGCCGGAGGCTACCGTCGAGACCGCCGCCATGCCGCCGTCGGCCAGCCACAACGAAACGGAGGCAGCCAGTGAGCCCCACGCCGCCACCGTCAGTGCATCGGCGCGGAGGAGGCGGCGCCGGTGCAGGGCCGCAAAGCGGGGCCAGGCCCCCTTGCCGGCGGGCAGTCCGCTGCCGGGGTTTCGCGGATCATCGGTCCCAAGACGGGGAGAGAGCTGTGTGTTCATGACTCAAGATTCCGCCTTGAGGCTTTCATTTTGCTGTGAAAACCCTTCTCCCCGGGTGTGACTTCGCTGCAGGCAGTCCCGACGCCCATGAGGCCGTGCACCGGCCGCCTCGCATACACCCGCTGACGCGTGATTGGCCTTTAATTGGCGCGTCTCGTAGACTTGGTGGGCGCTAGGTGGCGCGGAGCGTGTGCAATTGCTCCGGTTGACGGTGGCTGTTGTCAGTAATGGCAGCTCCGGCGGCCGGTAGTTAGGGGCTCAAGTTGCGTGCATTCCAGTATTTCGCCCAGCATCCCGGCACTTCGCGGTGGCTTCCACTGCCCGGTGCCCGTGGCTCATCGTATTCGCCGCAGCAAGGAATTCCACGGCTTTTCGCCGTCGATTTCAGGCCTGCGGAATTATCGGAAACGCATGTGGCTGGATGCGGACGCCGCCTGCCGCACGGTGACGCAGAACTCTGCCAGCCGTTTCAATTATTTTTCAGAGGAGAGTCGTCATGGCAGCACACTGCCAGGTGACCGGAGCCGAGCCGGGCTTTGGACACAGCATTTCGCACTCGCACCGCCGCAACAAGCGCCGGTTCGACCCGAACATTCAGAAGAAGCGCTACTGGGTTCCGTCCCTGCGCCGCAATGTCACCCTGCAGGTCTCTGCAAAGGGCATTAAGACCATCGACGTACGCGGCATCGACGTAGTCGTCGCCGCCATCCTGGCACGAGGGGTGAAGCTCTAGTGGCTAAGGACAAGGACGTACGTCCGATCATCAAGCTCAAGTCGACCGCGGGCACGGGTTACACCTACGTAACGCGTAAGAACCGTCGTAACGATCCGGACCGCATGGTCCTGAAGAAGTACGACCCCAAGATCCGCAAGCACGTCGAATTCCGAGAGGAGCGCTAAACACATGGCTAAGAAGTCAATGATCGCTAAGAACGAACAGCGTAAAGTCATCGTCGAGCGTTATGCTGCAAAGCGCCTCGAACTGAAGAAGGCTCTGGTTGACCCCAACTCGACCGACGAAGTTCGCGAAGCTGCACGCCTCGGCCTGCAGAAGCTGCCCCGCAACGCCTCACCGGTACGTCTGCGTAACCGCGACATCATCGATGGCCGTCCCCGCGGCACCTTCCAGAAGTTCGGTATCTCCCGTGTTCGCTTCCGCGACATGGCTCACCGCGGTGAGCTCCCGGGCATCACGAAGTCTTCCTGGTAATTCAGCACTGCTGATTCCAGCTGCTTGAGAAGGGCCGGCAACCGTATGGTTGCCGGCCCTTCTTTGCGTTAACGCCGCGTCGGCGCCGCGCCGGTCTGTGGGTGACGCACCACACAAAGCGGAATTACGACGCCGGCACCCGGCTTTTCGCCCGGACCGCACCATTTTTCCGCGGAATCACGCGGATCCCGGCCCCGCGGGAGGCGTGTTTGGGTGGGTTTGCGGTGGGGGTGGGGTGGGTGTATTGTTTTCTAAGTCGCCGCGAGGGGGCCAGCGAGGAGCTGGTGTCCGGAGGCGGCCAAATCCCCTTCTTGAACAGCCTGTGAATGGTTCGCTTGTTTGGCGTGCCGGGAGCGGGTGGGGCTGGTTTTGTTTGTTGGTGTGGGTCCTGGAACATGGATTTGCGTCGGGGGCTGAAACCGGGTAAGTTTGAAAAGTTGCTCCGGAGCGATCCACGGCTGTTTGGTTGTGGTGGTGCCGGGTGTGTCTGTTGTTTGAGAACTCAATAGTGTGCCAAGTTTGTTGATACCGGTTTATTTTATATGAATTGGTTGAATTTGCCGGGCCCGCCACCCCGTGGTGTGGTCTGGTTTTGACAGCTGGTTTCAAATTTTGTGCAGGGTGCGTGTCCCGTTTTCCCGGGGGCGCATGTTGTGTCTGTTTTACTTCAACGGAGAGTTTGATCCTGGCTCAGGATGAACGCTGGCGGCGTGCTTAACACATGCAAGTCGAACGATGACCCGGTGCTTGCACCGGTGATTAGTGGCGAACGGGTGAGTAACACGTGAGTAACCTGCCCTTTAACTCTGGGATAAGCCTGGGAAACTGGGTCTAATACCGGATATGACTCCTCATCGCATGGTGGGGGGTGGAAAGCTTTATTGTGGTTTTGGATGGACTCGCGGCCTATCAGCTTGTTGGTGAGGTAATGGCTCACCAAGGCGACGACGGGTAGCCGGCCTGAGAGGGTGACCGGCCACACTGGGACTGAGACACGGCCCAGACTCCTACGGGAGGCAGCAGTGGGGAATATTGCACAATGGGCGCAAGCCTGATGCAGCGACGCCGCGTGAGGGATGACGGCCTTCGGGTTGTAAACCTCTTTCAGTAGGGAAGAAGCGAAAGTGACGGTACCTGCAGAAGAAGCGCCGGCTAACTACGTGCCAGCAGCCGCGGTAATACGTAGGGCGCAAGCGTTATCCGGAATTATTGGGCGTAAAGAGCTCGTAGGCGGTTTGTCGCGTCTGCCGTGAAAGTCCGGGGCTCAACTCCGGATCTGCGGTGGGTACGGGCAGACTAGAGTGATGTAGGGGAGACTGGAATTCCTGGTGTAGCGGTGAAATGCGCAGATATCAGGAGGAACACCGATGGCGAAGGCAGGTCTCTGGGCATTAACTGACGCTGAGGAGCGAAAGCATGGGGAGCGAACAGGATTAGATACCCTGGTAGTCCATGCCGTAAACGTTGGGCACTAGGTGTGGGGGACATTCCACGTTTTCCGCGCCGTAGCTAACGCATTAAGTGCCCCGCCTGGGGAGTACGGCCGCAAGGCTAAAACTCAAAGGAATTGACGGGGGCCCGCACAAGCGGCGGAGCATGCGGATTAATTCGATGCAACGCGAAGAACCTTACCAAGGCTTGACATGGACCGGACCGCCGCAGAAATGTGGTTTCCCTTTGGGGCCGGTTCACAGGTGGTGCATGGTTGTCGTCAGCTCGTGTCGTGAGATGTTGGTTAAGTCCCGCAACGAGCGCAACCCTCGTTCCATGTTGCCAGCGCGTAATGGCGGGGACTCATGGGAGACTGCCGGGGTCAACTCGGAGGAAGGTGGGGACGACGTCAAATCATCATGCCCCTTATGTCTTGGGCTTCACGCATGCTACAATGGCCGGTACAAAGGGTTGCGATACTGTGAGGTGGAGCTAATCCCAAAAAGCCGGTCTCAGTTCGGATTGGGGTCTGCAACTCGACCCCATGAAGTCGGAGTCGCTAGTAATCGCAGATCAGCAACGCTGCGGTGAATACGTTCCCGGGCCTTGTACACACCGCCCGTCAAGTCACGAAAGTTGGTAACACCCGAAGCCGGTGGCCTAACCCCTTGTGGGAGGGAGCCGTCGAAGGTGGGACTGGCGATTGGGACTAAGTCGTAACAAGGTAGCCGTACCGGAAGGTGCGGCTGGATCACCTCCTTTCTAAGGAGCACCTACAGTCGCCTTGCCTCATGTATGTGAGTGTGGAGGGGTTGTCAGGAGTAAAGCCCGTTGCGCAGGCGATTGTTCTGCGGCGGGTGCTCATGGGTGGAATATCAACGGATAGCGGCCGCAGGTTCTTTTCCTTGCCCAGTACGGTTCCTCTCTTGAGGGGTGCCTGGAACGGTGGGGGCGGGTGCGTGCGGTTTAGTGTTTGGCACACTGTTGGGTCCTGAGGCAACAGGACCATGGCCTGCGGGCCGTCCCTTACGGGGGATGGTGCGGGGTGTGGGACTTGTGTTTCTGGTTTCCTGGCTGCACCGATCATGCATGGTGGTTTCTTCTTTTGGGAGGGGCTGGTGTGTGGGGTGTGTGGTACGGGGGTTGTTGTTTGAGAACTACATAGTGGACGCGAGCATCTTTTATAAGAAGCAATTTCCAAGAATATGAACCTGGATCTGGCTGCGCGTGATGATGGCGCCCTTTTTGGGGTGTGGTTGTTGGGTGTGGTTGGTTTCTGTGGTTCTCTCGTAAATTAGCGTTTTTGATCTTTTGTGGTCAAGTTTTTTAAGAGCACACGGTGGATGCCTTGGCATTAGGAGCCGAAGAAGGACGTAGGAATCTGCGATAAGCCTGGGGAGTCGATAACCGGACTGTGATCCCAGGGTGTCCGAATGGGGAAACCCCGCCAGGGGCGCGAGCCACCTGGTGACCCGCATCTGAACACATAGGGTGCGTGGAGGGAACGCGGGGAAGTGAAACATCTCAGTACCCGCAGGAAGAGAAAACAATAGTGATTCCGTTAGTAGTGGCGAGCGAACGCGGATCAGGCTAAACCGTTCCATGTGTGATAGCCGGCGGGCGTTGCATGGGCGGGGTTGTGGGACTTTCCGTTCTGTCTCTGCCGGGACAGTGGGGTGAGGGTGCAGGTATAGGTGAACGGTCTTGAAAGGCCGGCCGTAGAGGGTGTGAGCCCCGTAACCGTAATGCTGTGCACCGCCTGGAGAGTATCCCAAGTAGCACGGGGCCCGAGAAATCCCGTGTGAATCTGTCAGGACCACCTGATAAGCCTAAATACTCCCTAATGACCGATAGCGGACCAGTACCGTGAGGGAAAGGTGAAAAGTACCCCGGGAGGGGAGTGAAACAGTACCTGAAACCGTGTGCTTACAATCCGTCGGAGCAACCGCGAGTGATCGCATAGTAGTTGTGACGGCGTGCCTTTTGAAGAATGAGCCTGCGAGTTAGTGTTACGTCGCGAGGTTAACCCGTGTGGGGAAGCCGTAGCGAAAGCGAGTCTGAATAGGGCGTTGCAGTGGCGTGATCTAGACCCGAAGCGAAGTGATCTACCCATGGCCAGGTTGAAGCGACGGTAAGACGTCGTGGAGGACCGAACCCACTTCAGTTGAAAATGGAGGGGATGAGCTGTGGGTAGGGGTGAAAGGCCAATCAAACTTCGTGATAGCTGGTTCTCCCCGAAATGCATTTAGGTGCAGCGTTGCGTGTTTCTTGCTGGAGGTAGAGCTACTGGATGGCTAATGGGCCCTACAAGGTTACTGACGTCAGCCAAACTCCGAATGCCGGTAAGTGAGAGCGCAGCAGTGAGACTGTGGGGGATAAGCTTCATAGTCGAGAGGGAAACAGCCCAGACCACCAACTAAGGCCCCTAAGCGTGTGCTAAGTGGGAAAGGATGTGGAGTTGCGAAGACAACCAGGAGGTTGGCTTAGAAGCAGCCATCCTTAAAAGAGTGCGTAATAGCTCACTGGTCAAGTGATTCCGCGCCGACAATGTAGCGGGGCTCAAGTACACCGCCGAAGTTGTGGCATTCACATATTTTCCAAGCCTTCGTGGTTCAGGAGTGTGGATGGGTAGGGGAGCGTCGTGTGGGCAGTGAAGTCGCGGTGTAAACCAGCGGTGGAGCCTACACGAGTGAGAATGCAGGCATGAGTAGCGAAAGACGGGTGAGAAACCCGTCCGCCGAATGATCAAGGGTTCCAGGGTCAAGCTAATCTGCCCTGGGTAAGTCGGGACCTAAGGCGAGGCCGACAGGCGTAGTCGATGGACAACGGGTTGATATTCCCGTACCGGCGAAAAACCGTCCATGTTGAACAGGGGATACTAACTGCCCGAAGCCTGCCCTATCACCCTTGTGGTGTGCGGGTTTTGGTGGAGCGCGGGACCTGATCCTGGGAGGCAAGCGTATTAACAGGTGTGACGCAGGAAGGTAGCCGAGCCGGGCGATGGTTGTCCCGGTCCAAGGATGTAGGGCGAACGGTAGGCAAATCCGCCGTTCATGATGCCTGAGATCTGACGGGACTCCCGTAAAGGGGGATTCGGTGATCCTATGCTGCCTAGAAAAGCATCGGCGCGAGGTTTTAGCCGCCCGTACCCCAAACCGACACAGGTGATCAGGTAGAGAATACTAAGGCGATCGAGAGAATTATGGTTAAATGAACTCGGCAAAATGCCCCCGTAACTTCGGGAGAAGGGGGGCCCCAACCTTGAACACCACTTGCTGGTGGGAGGGGATCGGGGCCGCAGAGACCAGGGGGAAGCGACTGTTTACTAAAAACACAGGTCCGTGCGAAGTCGCAAGACGATGTATACGGACTGACTCCTGCCCGGTGCTGGAAGGTTAAGAGGACCGGTTAGCCGCAAGGCGAAGCTGAGAATTCAAGCCCCAGTAAACGGCGGTGGTAACTATAACCATCCTAAGGTAGCGAAATTCCTTGTCGGGTAAGTTCCGACCTGCACGAATGGAGTAACGACTTCCCCGCTGTCTCAACCATAAACTCGGCGAAATTGCAGTACGAGTAAAGATGCTCGTTACGCGCAGCAGGACGGAAAGACCCCGAGACCTTTACTATAGTTTGGTATTGGTGTTCGGAGTGGCTTGTGTAGGATAGGTGGGAGACGTTGAAGCCCGGACGCCAGTTCGGGTGGAGTCATCGTTGAAATACCACTCTGGTCACTTTGGACATCTAACTTCGGCCCGTAATCCGGGTCAGGGACAGTGCCTGATGGGTAGTTTAACTGGGGCGGTTGCCTCCTAAAAAGTAACGGAGGCGCCCAAAGGTTCCCTCAGCCTGGTTGGCAATCAGGTGTCGAGTGTAAGTGCACAAGGGAGCTTGACTGTGAGAGAGACATCTCGAGCAGGGACGAAAGTCGGGACTAGTGATCCGGCGGTACATTGTGGAATGGCCGTCGCTCAACGGATAAAAGGTACCTCGGGGATAACAGGCTGATCTTGCCCAAGAGTCCATATCGACGGCATGGTTTGGCACCTCGATGTCGGCTCGTCGCATCCTGGGGCTGGAGTAGGTCCCAAGGGTTGGGCTGTTCGCCCATTAAAGCGGTACGCGAGCTGGGTTTAGAACGTCGTGAGACAGTTCGGTCCCTATCCGCTGCGCGCGCAGGAAATTTGAGAAGGGCTGTCCTTAGTACGAGAGGACCGGGACGGACGAACCTCTGGTGTGTCAGTTGTACTGCCAAGTGCACCGCTGATTAGCTACGTTCGGATGGGATAACCGCTGAAAGCATCTAAGCGGGAAGCTCGCTTCGAGATGAGATTTCCATACACCTTGTGTGTGAGAGGCCCCAGCCAGACCACTGGGTTGATAGGCCGGATGTGGAAGCGAGGACTAACGACTCGTGAAGCTGACCGGTACTAATAGGCCGATAACTTACACCACACACCACCCCGCAAACGGATTCAAAAGCGTTTGCACCCAGGGGCGGTAAGAAGAAACAAGACTGCTTGCGTCCACTATGTGGTTCCCGACCAACAAACCCGCACCACCGGTTTGTTGCACAGGAACCAACAACTACATAACAACACCACACCTGCCCTTCACCGGGCAGGGATGTTGTAACCACAAATTTCCCAACCCCCAAAAGGGTTGCGGAGCAAGGGTTACGGCGGTCATAGCGTGGGGGAAACGCCCGGTCCCATTCCGAACCCGGAAGCTAAGACCCACAGCGCCGATGGTACTGCACCCGGGAGGGTGTGGGAGAGTAGGTCACCGCCGGACAACCATTACACGGTCGAGAGCCCCAACCACAAGGTTGGGGCTCTCCCGCATTTAACCCCCTCAACCCGGCCGCACCGCCCCAACCAACGCGGCCGGCCGGTTTCGACAGGCTCAACCAGCGGCCGGTGCCCGCATCTAGACTTACCAACTATGACCACTTCTTCCGGCGATGTTCCCTCCGGCCTTGCCCCGGGCGCTTCCGCCGGACCCGCCCGGCGGGCCACCATCCTTGACGTGGCAGCCGCGGCCGGCGTCTCGAGGCAGACCGTCACCCGCGCCATGAACGCGATGCCGGGTATTCGCCGGGAAACACGTGAGCGCGTCCAAGAGACGGCACGCCAACTGGGGTACACGCCCAGCCGTTTTGCCAAGGGGCTGGTCCAAGGAGCGCGCACCTCGGTGGGGCTGGCCATTCCTGACCTCACCAACCCGTACTATCCGGCGTTTGCGTCCAGCGTGGTTGAGCTGGCCACGCAGCGCGGCTGGCACGTCGTCATGGATGACTACGGCCACGGCGGTACCACTGGCGTCGAGTCAGTGCAGCATCTCGCTCCACAGGTGGACGCCGTGATCGGATACTTGGGCGGAGCGGCGGACGAGGCGCAGGCCATCCTTGGGCGCCGGCCCCTGGTGGTTCTCGACCAGCCTGCGGGATCCGCGTCCGGCGGGATCGCCTTTGACTACACGCACGCCGCGCGAACCGCCTTGGAACACCTGCGGGCCAGGGGCTGCCGCCAGCTGGCCTACATCGATCGCGCCTGGGCCGGCACGGAGCACAGCTCCCCGGAACCCGCGGGCGCCGCCGGGCCAAGGCCCGGAACTGACCCGGTTCAAGGCGTTGTCACCGTGCGTGGTCAGGCGTTTTCCCGCAGCGCGGCTGACTCCGGAATAGCCCTGGCCGTGTCCGCCTCCCCGGAGTCGGCGGACGCGGCCCGAAAAGTGACGCGGCGGCTGCTCGACGAGCACCCCCAAACGGACGGAATCGTGGTGTTCAACGACCTCATGGCGGCCGGCGTATTGAAGGCGTTGGCCGACGTGGGGCGGGCCGTCCCGGCTGATTGTGCCGTGATCGGCATGGATGGCATCCCGCTCGGTGAGTTGCTGACTCCTGAGCTGAGCACTCTCGCGCTGGACCTGCGGGAGGTGGGGAGGGCCGCCGTCGAACTCCTTGACGGCTTGCTTACCGGATCCCTTGAGCCCGGCGGTCCGGGTACGGACCTGTTGCTCCGGCACCACCTGGTGCTGCGCCAGTCCGCCTGACCGGGAGCCTGGCCCTACCCAAACTGCCTGGATCACATTAGGCTTGTACAAGTTCGTGAACGTTCACGGAAATCATCATAGGCCCACCCAGGGGAACAAATATGTCAGTCGATTCATCCACTGTGCCCACCGATTCACGGCCGGCATCGCCCGCCAACCGGTCCCTCGACACGGCCGCAGCCGAGGTCCGGGAGCTCGAATCAATGGAGCCTGCTGACGGTGCGCTGCCTGCACGCGCATACCTGCACAGCGATGCCCCTCGGTTGATCCTGAACGGCACCTGGAAGTTCCGGCTACACGGCGGCGCGAGGCTGGCACCTCAGGTCGGTTGGCAGCTCGGCGAGGACCTGGCCAACTTCGGCGACCTGCCGGTGCCATCCAGCTGGCCCATGCACGGCCACGGAACACCTTGGTACACGAACGTCCAATATCCCTTTGCCGTGGAACCGCCCCACGTGCCGGACGCCAACCCCATCGGCGACCACCTCCTGGAGTTCGAGGCCGGCCCCGAGTTCTTTCCGCGCTCGGTTCTTCGGTTCGACGGCATTGAATCCGCCGGCACCGTGTGGCTGAACGGAACAAGGCTCGGCATGACGCGCGGCAGCCGCCTCGCCCACGAGTTTGACGTCACCAACGTCCTGGTTCCGGGCCGAAACATCCTGGCCGTCCGCGTGGCCCAGTTTTCGGCGGCCAGCTACCTGGAGGACCAGGACATGTGGTGGCTGCCCGGCATCTTCCGGGACGT is part of the Arthrobacter sp. KBS0703 genome and encodes:
- a CDS encoding MarR family winged helix-turn-helix transcriptional regulator, which translates into the protein MTEPRWLNADERRAWLAQLSINTMLPAALDTQLHAAGKVSLFDYNVLAMLSEAEGRFLPMSELAARTSASLSRLSHVVTKLQNRGWVERRPHPGDARVTTAHLTEEGMTTIVALAPGHVESVRSLFLDALSERDVADLARIGEKIVARLDSNHWILREQ
- a CDS encoding FMN-binding protein gives rise to the protein MRIRAAVSAALASAGILLAGWQSGVHVADTRSVVAAASTGNAEESSSGPDTSGASGSSGTSSSGTGSSGTTGAAGAAGSAGAAAKAGGTYDGDVVQTRFGTVQVQITVKAGAITDVTALKLTDHEGRSVQISNYAAPILRSEVLQAQSANVQTVGGATVTSDAYLTSLQAALDAANL
- the rpsN gene encoding 30S ribosomal protein S14 — translated: MAKKSMIAKNEQRKVIVERYAAKRLELKKALVDPNSTDEVREAARLGLQKLPRNASPVRLRNRDIIDGRPRGTFQKFGISRVRFRDMAHRGELPGITKSSW
- a CDS encoding ferric reductase-like transmembrane domain-containing protein; translation: MNTQLSPRLGTDDPRNPGSGLPAGKGAWPRFAALHRRRLLRADALTVAAWGSLAASVSLWLADGGMAAVSTVASGVTALGIVAGLAGMDLVLLMLLLAARIPLIDGAVGHDRALEFHRKLGKPSLYLLLAHGILIAVGYGMAEGLDPVSEAVALWVLVPDMWLAFVSLALFIAVVVTSLVAVRRRFPYEFWYVVHLLTYAAVLTALPHQFSVGGLFAEGTWQRWYWIAICAATGAALLYYRVMQPVLATFRHQLTVERVTAEAPGVISIEMSGLHLKALEGNGGRFFIWRFLAPGLWWHPHPFSLSAEPMTPGNDGRGLLRITVRNLGRGTAQLAALRPGTKVAVEGPYGLFSSAARSRDRVVMIGAGIGITPLRALLERTPFAPGQATVLLRGHSDHELYLSGEILELCRRRGATLFHLTGARDPGAPDSWLPVAGHRAGYALTDYAPDIADADVYVCGPAGWATNVLSAARSAGVREDQLHYERFDW
- the rpmB gene encoding 50S ribosomal protein L28 — encoded protein: MAAHCQVTGAEPGFGHSISHSHRRNKRRFDPNIQKKRYWVPSLRRNVTLQVSAKGIKTIDVRGIDVVVAAILARGVKL
- a CDS encoding SGNH/GDSL hydrolase family protein, producing the protein MDFTARYVALGDSFTEGVGDDDPTLPNGVRGWADRVAEQLGSADPGFGYANLAIRGKKLRQIMAEQVDAAVELKPTLVSIYAGANDILRPKVDIDNLLVDYDAAIAKLTATGAKVVMFTGFDSRGSKVFSTTRGRTAIYNELVRGIAGDHGALLVDYWRFSEYYDWGMWAKDRMHMSAAGHANMAKRFLTVLEHDHSIEVPPMTPVPELGKVEAIRANARWVREFAAPWVVRRVTGKSSGDNLQPRYSQLTRL
- a CDS encoding FAD:protein FMN transferase, whose product is MQQTSDNRYRLRARTFTCMGTVISLTVPADTHRAPQAAEDELEAATAVVERLFTELDATFSLYRPDSEASRMARGELVLRDASAGMRARYEEAAGWRLLTQGAFTPERPDGALDLSGLIKGHAIREAGTSLRALGLDDWCVNAGGDVLVSGSPAPGSGEPWRAGIVDPADRRTLLAGFPLGGAVSERSAPDGLASGGLASGGLASGGLASGGGKAALATSGSAERGDHIWSLAAGASEFRQVSVAAADVVTADVLATAIVAGGVPMLHRATALWDVEVLAVRRDGDLLATPGFRR
- the rpmG gene encoding 50S ribosomal protein L33, whose protein sequence is MAKDKDVRPIIKLKSTAGTGYTYVTRKNRRNDPDRMVLKKYDPKIRKHVEFREER